CTTTGCACACCCTCGACCTGGAGGGGCAATCAAACACCCGATTCAGATATTATCCTTATTGCCGACAGGGATGGTCGAATTGTTGTGACAAAGGATGACTTTGTTCAGTCATTTCTGTTGCGAAATACTCCTCAACGGCTGATGCTCGTTGCTTCTGGCAATATTGGCAATGCCGAACTTGAGCGGTTAATTAGTGCTGCATTACCTGCGATAATAGAGGCTTTCGAAGCAGCCCATTACATAGAAATCGGAAGAAATTCGGTGATTGTTCATGAGTAAATGCTGTTAGCACACTCACCCCGTCATCTCCGCCACATGCTGCAACTCCCACATCCTCCGGTAGAGCCCGTTCCCGTCCATAAGCTCCCTATGCAGACCCTGCTCCACAATCTTTCCCTTCTCAAGCACAAGAATCCGGTCGTATTGTTCCATTGCCTTTAAGCGGTGGGTAATGGTTATCAGCGTTTTTCCTGAGCTGATGGCGTTCAGGGTTTGGGTTACCTCTCTCTCCGTTACGCCGTCAAGGTTGGCCGTTGCTTCATCAAGAATCATGATCGGGGCATGTTGCAGCAGGACTCGGGCAATGGCGATGCGCTGGCGCTCTCCACCGCTGAGTTTCATACCGTGCTGACCGCACCATTCGTCGAGTTTTGCGGTGAAGTGGCTGAGCCCGGCGGCGGTGAGCGCTTTTTTGAGATCGTCGTCGGTGGCATCCGGGGCGGCGAGGGTCAGGTTTTCGCGGATGGTTTCAGCGAAGAGGTAGGTGCGCTGCGAGACGAGGGCTATCTGGCGGCGCAGCTCTTCAGGGTCGAAGAGGGTGATGTTGTGGCCGCCAATGGAGATGCTCCCTTCGCTGCTGTTCCAGAAGCGCATGAAGAGAGAGGTGATGGTCGATTTGCCTGCACCGCTCGGGCCGACGATGGCGATATGCTCTCCGGGGAGAACGGTGAAGGTGAGGCGGTCGAGCGCTTTTGTATCGCTGCCGGGGTAGGTGAAGCTGAGCTGCTCAACCTGAATGGAATGCTCTGCCGGAAAGGGGAGGGGAGTGAGCGGGGCGACCGTTTCCGGCTTGGCATCGAGAATTTCAAAAAGGCGTTCTCCGGCGAGCTGATCAGCTTCGAGGTGCTTGAGGGTGGAGGGCAGCGGAAGAAAAGGTTCAAACGAGGCCATGACGGCGAGGGTGATGACGGTAAGTGAAATCCCGTTGACCACGCCGGTGGAGATGGAGGGAATGAGCGCCCAGAGAATGGCGATGAGGGCGCCGTTCATGAGGAGGCCGGTA
The DNA window shown above is from Pelodictyon phaeoclathratiforme BU-1 and carries:
- a CDS encoding DUF5615 family PIN-like protein — translated: MLCTPSTWRGNQTPDSDIILIADRDGRIVVTKDDFVQSFLLRNTPQRLMLVASGNIGNAELERLISAALPAIIEAFEAAHYIEIGRNSVIVHE
- the cydC gene encoding thiol reductant ABC exporter subunit CydC; the protein is MKTFFRLIALVKPYFWWMALAALIGFATTGSGIGLLMTSAYIIAKAALQPPMVTLQLGIAGVRFFGLARGVFRYIERLISHNITFKILAKLRLWFYDAIEPLAPARLMHFKSGDLLQRVVDDIQSLENIYTRVLGPPLTALLVAALMWFLLGVYSLQAALLILCFHSLAGIGVPLLTRQLSRGLSVGIMNRKAEQQVLALDLFQGIGELQLYGQLPAHLAAMQSAESGKLQLQRKNAIIEGLHESLTGLLMNGALIAILWALIPSISTGVVNGISLTVITLAVMASFEPFLPLPSTLKHLEADQLAGERLFEILDAKPETVAPLTPLPFPAEHSIQVEQLSFTYPGSDTKALDRLTFTVLPGEHIAIVGPSGAGKSTITSLFMRFWNSSEGSISIGGHNITLFDPEELRRQIALVSQRTYLFAETIRENLTLAAPDATDDDLKKALTAAGLSHFTAKLDEWCGQHGMKLSGGERQRIAIARVLLQHAPIMILDEATANLDGVTEREVTQTLNAISSGKTLITITHRLKAMEQYDRILVLEKGKIVEQGLHRELMDGNGLYRRMWELQHVAEMTG